The following proteins come from a genomic window of Mycosarcoma maydis chromosome 22, whole genome shotgun sequence:
- a CDS encoding uncharacterized protein (related to SDA1 - required for normal organization of the actin cytoskeleton and required for passage through Start), translated as MPPTTSPAVVKASPLVNEGGLVHRSRARGLLNADNLPALQNLLKRQPEAYVEEFSAQWNHYQSLRSIFACELDAGNLAVASTAIRINKDQASKFVSLISFVTQLAPSYPEITSDLANHLSDLLLNHHSALSPDIRASCLRSLILLRNRDVISSEQLLQTLFPLLSVTTSAAVRTSVQATILQDIKNANAKSKNHRLNRVVQGLLFGIVQKGIDASSGGSSLPPPKKAQSAGKTEALWAVRLAANLWKKQIWTDSKTVSLLALACFHPHPRVQSSAVRFFLGDLHSAQDDADSSGSDDEGPDVDALMHARKVNKKTRSGDKKMRAAAAVAKKKRKAKAENALEGNTKDTSNLAALYLLNDAQNFGEKLFDNLSRGDREKRHTIEIKIRLMQLLSRVMGAHKLCVLSFYSYIVKYLVPHQQHITHILVSLAQSVHDQTPPDVITPVVRKLSDAFVHPGVSSEVVAAGINSIREICRRQPWAMEETLLEDLISYRKSKDKGVCAASRGLLALYREVNPAMLKKKERGKMGSLAVHEGRAAAPFGVDPEQVHGIQGIDLLEKHLEEQEKRKAADQGEQHHDKDGEEEEDQGWEGWEEQSDESGDDESEDGWINVSSDDEDGVLRLSDSESDSDDEMRKHKRSVKERLVAARERRQKKRAQVQRKAQRQALRDAGQVDVATSDSESETHVSDTPDSQANHGARTTQLDSELAAEENHISKLATTKILTPADFAKLTELRIAAAQDAISQGGLAGNRAKRQLDQLKSLKRSTTSSSTHLLDQADILGPRKKQKATYQDRIDSIEKGRQDREKYGSKKGKKNKENDSSTTNREKQKSKNFQMIARSWSVRSKKNASLREKSRRLRKHVETSKKRLK; from the coding sequence ATGCCGCCAACAACCTCACCAGCTGTTGTCAAGGCGAGTCCTCTCGTCAACGAAGGTGGTCTCGTTCATCGAAgcagagctcgaggctTGCTCAACGCCGACAACCTTCCCGCCCTGCAAAACTTGCTCAAGCGTCAGCCCGAAGCGTATGTCGAGGAATTCAGCGCACAATGGAACCACTACCAGTCGTTGAGAAGCATCTTTGCttgcgagctcgacgctggcaATCTAGCAGTCGCCTCCACAGCGATCCGAATCAACAAGGATCAGGCGAGCAAGTTTGTGTCGCTCATCTCGTTTGTTACGCAGTTGGCACCAAGTTATCCCGAAATCACTAGCGATCTTGCCAACCATCTGTCGGATCTGCTGTTGAATCACCATTCGGCATTGAGTCCGGATATCAGAGCCAGCTGTCTTAGAAGTCTGATCCTACTACGCAATCGCGATGTTATCAGCTCGGAACAGCTCTTGCAGACGCTCTTCCCGCTGCTCAGCGTCACCACTTCGGCAGCAGTGAGGACTTCGGTTCAAGCGACGATTCTGCAAGATATCAAAAACGCCAACGCGAAATCCAAAAATCACCGTCTTAACCGCGTCGTCCAAGGCCTGCTGTTTGGTATCGTACAGAAGGGCATCGATGCCTCTTCCGGTGGCTCTTCGCTACCGCCGCCCAAGAAGGCTCAGTCGGCAGGCAAGACCGAAGCTCTCTGGGCGGTAAGGTTAGCTGCCAACCtgtggaagaagcagatcTGGACGGATAGCAAAACTGTGTCTCTGCTTGCACTTGCGTGTTTCCATCCACATCCGCGTGTGCAATCTTCGGCGGTGCGATTCTTCCTTGGCGATCTGCACTCTGCGcaagacgatgccgacTCTTCGGGATCGGACGACGAAGGTCCTGACGTCGACGCTCTCATGCATGCTCGCAAGGTCAACAAAAAGACGCGTTCGGGAGACAAGAAGATGCGTGCTGCCGCGGCGGTTGCCAAGAAGAAacgcaaagccaaagcggAAAATGCGCTCGAGGGTAATACCAAGGACACGAGTAATTTGGCTGCGCTGTATCTGCTCAACGATGCGCAGAATTTTGGCGAAAAGCTGTTCGACAACCTCAGCCGTGGCGATCGCGAGAAACGCCATACGATCGAAATCAAGATCCGGCTCATGCAGTTACTCTCGCGCGTTATGGGTGCGCACAAGCTGTGCGTGCTCAGCTTCTACTCGTACATTGTCAAGTACCTCGTACCGCACCAGCAGCATATCACGCACAtcctcgtctcgctcgctcagAGTGTACACGACCAGACGCCGCCAGATGTGATCACGCCCGTGGTGCGCAAATTGTCCGACGCTTTCGTTCACCCCGGTGTCAGCAGCGAGGTCGTCGCAGCGGGCATCAACAGTATCCGCGAAATTTGCCGACGCCAACCCTGGGCCATGGAAGAGACGCTCCTTGAAGATCTGATCAGCTACcgcaagagcaaagacaaGGGTGTCTGTGCGGCATCACGTGGTCTACTCGCGCTGTACCGCGAGGTGAACCCTGCGAtgctcaagaagaaggagcgTGGAAAGATGGGCTCGCTTGCCGTGCACGAGGGCCGAGCGGCGGCGCCGTTTGGTGTAGACCCGGAGCAGGTGCACGGTATCCAAGGTATCGATCTGCTGGAGAAGCATCTGGAAGAACAAGAGAAACGAAAAGCTGCCGATCAAGGTGAACAGCACCATGACAAggatggcgaagaggaggaggatcAAGGATGGGAAGGGTGGGAGGAGCAATCGGACGAGTCGGGCGATGACGAATCGGAAGATGGATGGATCAACGTTTCcagtgatgacgaggatgggGTTTTGCGACTGTCGGATTCCGAGTCTGACTctgacgacgagatgcgcaagcacaagcgTAGTGTCAAGGAgcgtctcgtcgctgcACGAGAGAGACGTcagaagaagcgcgcgcAAGTGCAACGTAAAGCTCAACGACAAGCGCTTCGCGATGCAGGTCAAGTCGACGTAGCCACGTCGGACTCAGAATCGGAAACGCACGTCTCGGACACACCCGACTCGCAAGCGAACCACGGTGCCCGCACCACGCAACTTGACTCCGAGCTTGCAGCCGAAGAGAACCACAtctccaagctcgccaCTACGAAAATCCTGACGCCtgccgactttgccaaACTCACCGAACTGCGGATCGCCGCGGCGCAAGACGCCATCTCGCAAGGCGGTCTCGCAGGCAATCGAGCCAAACGACAGTTGGATCAACTCAAATCGCTCAAacgctccaccacctcttcctcgacccACCTGCTGGATCAAGCCGACATCCTCGGTCCACGCAAAAAACAAAAGGCTACCTACCAAGACCgaatcgactcgatcgaaaAAGGCCGTCAAGACCGCGAAAAGTACGGCTCCAAaaagggcaagaagaacaaagAAAACGACTCGTCCACCACAAACCGCGAGAAACAAAAGTCGAAAAACTTCCAGATGATCGCCAGGAGCTGGTCCGTCAGGAGCAAGAAAAACGCCAGCTTGAGGGAAAAGAGTAGAAGACTAAGAAAGCACGTCGAAacaagcaagaagcgttTGAAATGA
- a CDS encoding putative vacuolar transporter chaperone, with protein sequence MKFGRTIKTSLYAEWADKYLQYSELKKEIKNRMAKNNGVWTDKDEDDFVAILSKELDKVYDFQKVKVSELTERIKQAQSEVNLLVSSRPNSSTSLPSRANSRPSSRAGSEVEGDDDPHRKRRSIGPDGNVLYAAHDAGSDDEFDSDTEDSDAFEERFLELEERLAIIIADVHDLALFTKLNYTGFHKIVKKHDKQTGRLLRKEFVQHYLSSRPFYKENYDQLIVKLSKLFDLVRTRGNPVQGDSSAGGSQSAFVRQTTKYWVHPDNIVPLKLIILKHLPVLVFNADKEFQQEDSAITSIYYDNEDLELYLGRLEKTEGAEAIRLRWYGGMDNKQIFVERKTHREDWTGEKSVKARFPIKEENVNAWMKGDYTMDETFEALRKKGKKSDKEIDSMLQLANEVQYSVLTRKLQPVMRSFYNRTAFQLPGDARVRISLDTELSLVREDNWDGRQRAGNNWRRMDIGIDYPFDQLPAEDIERFPYGVLEVKLQTQLGQEPPQWIRDLVSSHLVEAVPKFSKFIHGCATLLPNRVDLVPFWLPQMDIDIRKPPSNNLAIERPSSMTHSPAGSSRPDTPASRSGHTPYNEPVSEDEFEGADDDERGHAMADESREANNVGISAFDPRIREAREERERNIRLRQQELEKQLAENPDKTSNAAGGMLAVASASVVRDQRPSKSKSAAPTREEILAPSHRYDHHFFSKLTPKNIQRLWNTKGSSHEHADDANTDAGEADDEDDPVRRALEGQDEEVPRGPDVEYVRDFYAQPGKKVSVPIRIEPKVYFANERTFLKWLEFNVYLSALAVGLLNFSSPGDRTGLIASSFFTIVALIGIAYSGIIFVIRALKIRQRESSNIYFDAYGPTILCGAILSAVVVNFVLRFTESHQHRNQRGVMN encoded by the coding sequence ATGAAATTCGGACGCACCATCAAGACGTCGCTCTACGCCGAATGGGCTGACAAGTACCTCCAGTACTCGGAGCTCAAAAAGGAGATCAAGAATCGCATGGCCAAAAACAATGGCGTTTGGAccgacaaggacgaagacgactttgtcgccatcctcagcaaggagctcgacaaggtctACGACTTCCAAAAGGTCAAGGTCTCGGAGCTCACTGAGCGTATCAAGCAGGCCCAGTCCGAAGTCAATCTTCTTGTTTCCTCGCGTCCCAATTCCTCCACCTCTCTTCCCTCCCGTGCCAACTCTCGCCCTTCGTCCCGTGCCGGTTCCGAGGTCGaaggcgacgacgatcccCACCGCAAACGCAGGAGCATCGGTCCCGACGGCAACGTCCTCTACGCTGCTCACGACGCCGGTTCCGATGACGAGTTCGACTCCGACACGGAAGATAGTGACGCTTTCGAAGAGCGATTCCTCGAACTCGAAGAGCGCcttgccatcatcatcgccgaCGTCCACGACCTTGCACTCttcaccaagctcaactATACCGGCTTCCACAAGATTGTCAAGAAGCACGACAAGCAGACCGGTCGTCTGCTCCGAAAGGAGTTCGTCCAGCACTACCTCTCGTCACGTCCCTTCTACAAGGAGAACTACGATCAGCTTATCGTCAAGCTTTCCAAACTCTTTGACCTCGTCCGCACACGTGGAAACCCAGTTCAGGGCGACTCGAGTGCCGGTGGCAGCCAATCCGCTTTTGTTCGTCAGACCACCAAGTACTGGGTCCACCCTGACAACATTGTGCCTCTCAAGCTCATCATCCTCAAGCATCTCCCCGTGCTTGTCTTTAACGCCGACAAGGAGTTTCAACAGGAGGATTCGGCCATCACTTCCATCTACTACGACAACGAGGACCTCGAGCTCTACCTTGGCCGTCTAGAAAAGACCGAAGGTGCCGAGGCCATTCGTCTGCGTTGGTACGGAGGTATGGACAACAAGCAGATCTTTGTCGAGCGAAAGACGCATCGCGAGGACTGGACCGGCGAAAAGTCGGTCAAGGCTCGTTTCCCCATCAAGGAGGAGAACGTCAACGCCTGGATGAAGGGCGACTACACCATGGACGAGACCTTTGAGGCGCTCCGCAAAAAAGGCAAAAAGTCGGACAAGGAGATTGACTCGATGCtccagctcgccaacgagGTGCAGTACTCGGTCCTCACCCGAAAGCTCCAACCCGTCATGCGCAGTTTCTACAACCGTACCGCCTTCCAACTGCCTGGCGATGCGCGTGTGCGCATCTCGCTTGACACCGAACTTTCGCTTGTGCGCGAGGACAACTGGGATGGCCGTCAGCGTGCAGGCAACAACTGGAGGCGCATGGACATTGGCATCGACTACCCCTTTGACCAGCTGCCCGCCGAGGATATCGAACGCTTCCCCTACGGCGTTCTCGAAGTCAAGCTGCAGACCCAGCTTGGACAAGAACCTCCTCAATGGATCCGTGACCTCGTCTCGAGTCATTTGGTCGAGGCTGTGCCCAAGTTCTCCAAGTTCATCCACGGGTGTGCCACCCTGCTGCCCAACCGTGTCGACCTGGTGCCCTTCTGGCTACCCCAGATGGACATTGACATCCGCAAGCCTCCTTCCAACAacctcgccatcgagcGTCCAAGCTCCATGACGCATAGTCCAGCCGGCTCGTCGAGGCCTGATACTCCTGCCTCGAGGAGCGGCCACACGCCGTACAACGAGCCTGTGTCGGAGGACGAGTTCGAGGgcgctgacgacgacgagcgcggTCATGCTATGGCAGACGAGTCGCGTGAGGCGAACAACGTCGGCATCTCGGCTTTCGACCCGCGCATCCGAGAAGCGAGGGAGGAGCGAGAGCGCAACATCCGATTGCGTCAGcaggagctcgagaagcagctcgcTGAGAACCCGGACAAGACGTCGAACGCGGCTGGTGGCATGCTCGCCGTTGCCTCGGCTTCGGTGGTGAGGGATCAACGACCGTCCAAGTCCAAGTCGGCCGCGCCTACCCGTGAGGAGATCCTTGCACCGTCGCATCGGTACGACCATCATTTCTTCTCGAAGCTGACGCCGAAAAACATTCAACGGCTTTGGAACACCAAAGGCTCGTCGCACGAGCACGCCGACGACGCCAACACGGACGCCGGCGaggcagacgacgaggacgatccTGTACGACGTGCGCTCGAAGgtcaagatgaagaagTACCTCGTGGACCCGATGTCGAGTACGTGCGCGATTTCTACGCGCAACCGGGTAAGAAGGTCAGCGTGCCCATCCGCATCGAACCGAAAGTGTACTTTGCCAACGAGCGAACGTTCCTCAAGTGGCTCGAGTTCAACGTCTACCTTTCGGCACTCGCCGTCGGTCTGTTGAACTTCAGCAGCCCCGGTGATAGGACGGGTCTGATTGCAAGCTCCTTCTTCACCATTGTCGCTCTGATCGGAATCGCGTATTCCGGCATCATCTTTGTCATCAGAGCGTTGAAGATCAGGCAGAGGGAAAGTAGCAACATCTACTTTGATGCGTATGGCCCTACGATTCTTTGTGGAGCTATCTTgtcggcggtggtggtcAACTTTGTTCTCAGGTTTACCGAGTCTCATCAGCATCGGAATCAGAGGGGGGTGATGAATTGA